A region of the Phoenix dactylifera cultivar Barhee BC4 chromosome 10, palm_55x_up_171113_PBpolish2nd_filt_p, whole genome shotgun sequence genome:
CAAGTCCTTCACAgtgttggaagaaataatgtTTTATTCCAACATCTGGCAGAAATCTGTTTGCTTGTACATGTTTTGTTAGATATAAAGCTACAAAATGATGTTCTTATGCAATGAGCAAATTactaatagttttttttttagtttagtAAAATATGACATTGCTACTTGTGTTTCttcgtttcctttttttttctttatcaaaTTGTTTTAGTGGGCATTACTGAAAATAAAACCTTATTCTATCATGGGCTTATATGTAATCATGCttctaatttttcttgtttgaaatggagtttcttcttttttattttacctAGATATGCAGATGGATTGGGAGATTCTCCTGCTTATATTGTGCATGTGCTGCATTTgaatgcagttttttttttttttttttaatttgtttgcaTGTTCACTAGCGTGAAACATAGCTATGTTACCAGGCcttgatatttttttatcattgtAATCAATTTATTGTTAACACTTTCACAATGTTAaggaaattttaatttttttgactcCATCAATGATTTATGTTTGCTAGACTTGCTCTAGGAATATttgataattatttttgtatgcagGTCAACATGAAGTTTTAGCTTCGGGCCCTATTGAGGACTTGATAGCCCATCGTGAACATAGGTGAAATATAAAATTTCCtagaatatatatatgaaaacaaAACTCGATGTTTTCTTACATTCAGGTTGTTTTTATCAGGTACCGCATCTCTGGAACATCTTTGCTTGCAGCCATGGATCTAAGTTCACATGTTCCTTATTCAGATGTGCTATCAGTTGGCATTGGTGAAATGTCTTCACCCATAGATAATCGGGAGCAAATGGATTCGCCTCAATTTCAAGGAAAAAATGAAAATCTTTCTAGGGCAGATGACAGAAGTGGGAGGGTTCACCCAGCTGTTGATGTAGCCGAAATTCTCAGACGTTGGACCCATGCTTTACAACGAATTCATAAACAATCACTTCACTTGGTAAGTTAATCTGTGTTGTAAATTAAGTTGCAAAATGTATCTTCATTTAAAATCAACTGTAATTGTGATTTCTTTTTTAACAAAATAATTACTAAAAATATTCAAATGGTAAGTGTCTTATGGTTGCATGATTGGCTCTTACTGGAGGTCTTATTAGTATCATGTGGTGTGTGTTTGAAGATTAAACAAAATTTGTTAGCATTATGCATGAGTTTACAAAACCTATGTTTCGCCAACAAATCTGGTGCAGATCTCTAAGTGCTGGACATGACATTCTGTCTCTTGTGTTGTTGTTTTTCTGTATATTCTGTTGGAAAACATTCTTTACTCTCTTATGTCAAATGATTAATGTAGATTGAATGTGATGCCTTTGATAGTTTGGTCTGTTTTGTGCAACTGACAGTATATCTGATGTCAAACGTCTAGTTTATCTATTTAAGGCACAACACATCTTCAACAATGTTAGTCAAGTAAAAAGGTGAAAAAATTCAGTTGTGCGAGCCTTGTTTAAGTTCTTAATTCATGTGCTTAGatatcttttttcttcctttcatcATGGTGGTACACCTGTGTAGAACATTTTGAACATCTATCAGCCATAATTTTCCAATAACATCGAGTCCTTTTATGGGGTAAGACTTATTTGTGAAGGTTTAAGATATCTGAGACTTTAGGAACCTACCACATGGATCATCTTAAATTTTACCTTTGCCTGTATTTAACTTGGCTTTATAAAGCACCCATTGATCCTTAAGTATCCAGCTAATTTGTATGGTATCAAATGACATATGATTATATAAATGTTGATATAATAAAGAATAAACATAAGAGCATGTACTTACTTTTCATCCTTAATATGATGTGTGGTTTGTTATTTGTGTAGGATTAACTCTAGTTGTTTTTCCCTTAAGATGTTGTAATGAAGAGAGATGAAATGTGACAATGTTACTTCTCTCAAAAcaacaaatatgcaaataaataatTACATGATTTTTTTATGCATTATATATACCAGCAGTGCTTGAAGTGTTGTTCTGTATTtagttttttttccctcttctgTTTCAATAATGCTATGTTCACAAGATACTACAGGCTTATAGTATAACAATAAAGCCACAGGATAGTGCTTCTCATCCTTTTTGTGAGGTGGTAAATATAGCCATAAAATGCCACAGGATAGTGCTTCTCATCCTTTTTGTGAGGTGATAAATATAGCCATAAAATGCGGAATGCCTAAATATTAGCTGATTCATTGCAAACTATATGCAACACAATTGCAACAAAAATGATAAAAGGTTGAGGACACAAAAAAACCCTTGACTAATGTTAGTGGATCATATTTTGCTGTCGACCCAAATCGTTTTTTTTAGTAGCCCAAAAGGAGGAAGATTTTAGAGAGGTTTTTAATGCATAGCTGATTTCAAATCTCTCAGATTTGTTGTTCTGACATAAAAAAGAAGCACGTAGCAGCAAATAGGGTAGGATAGGAAGATTGGAAAAGGGGCAATTGATGACAATTTGCTGAAGATTCTAGCAGATGTTGACTCAGATCTGTTATGGTCTGAGTTTTTTATTGTTAATAGCAGTAAACAAGGATAAGTGAGAAACATTTGAAAGAggataaattgttaatatagtaaaataagagtttaagggagagaggaggggatGCAAAGGGCTGAATCtaccctttcttttcttcacgtAAAATTCAACATGTCATGTCTAACATCCTTTTTCCTCAGAATGCATAGTTTGATTGACAGATTGATTTAATTGATCTAGCATTAGGATTTGGATGTTCTGGTCCTATGTATTTTAAATCCCAACTTGTCCCTAATTCTTCTAGTAATAACTTGAatgtttaaaaatattaataaatgcATCAGTATTACTGAGTAATTGATATCTGGTAGGTAAATTTTTTAGCCGATAAATTGTGAAGGGTGTGTTTTAGAATGACTTACTAAGGAAGGTTCATGGAATACAATAACAATGTTAATAAATCAGTTCTTGTTTATCTAACTAATTGTATCAAGACTTGATTTGTCCATTCTGATTTGTTACTTGCCATCCAATAAGCTGGTCACATAATTGTTAATCAGTTCTTTGATATATAGTTTATTACTAACTGCAGTTGTTTTagatatcaatttattttgtaatttattGTGCCATAGGGAATATGTATATCATTGGATGCTGTCACATGTTATTCCATAATCTAGCCTTCTTTGATCTTTTTATTCCATTTTAGATCATGCTCATACTTTTTTTGGAGGCTAACCCAATACATGATTAATTTCTTCTATAATGTTTACTATTTTTTGTGACTCAAGAAATTGCTATACAATTGTCGTTATAGGCTAAGGCTAATGATGGGGAGGGCCCAGAACTACTTCGTAGTACATGTGACACCAGTACGAGTGGTCATGCTGAGTCATTGGCTGCAACCCTTGCAGAACATCGGCAACATTTAGTTAGCATACAGGTTTGGCGATACTTCCACAGCAGTTATCTTATTCATAACTGTTTTTGCTGTTACTGAATGTTTGATTTTATGAATGATTGATTGGGCTAAGCATATGTTCTTTTATccaaaaaaggaaacaaaacatAGTCAAGAAATATACAGTATGCAATATACTGAGTTAAAGCAGGAAATATAGCAAGCAGCTTCTTCTGTCTTTTGTGTGGGAGTAGTTTTATCATTCTTGTTCAGGCTGTCATTGTTCATGAAGTAATTTTATCATTCTTGTTCAGGCTATCATTGTTCATGAAGTTCCTCTATATTCGGTTAAGGTTCGTCCTCATAAAAGTCTAAATATGTGAACCACTGAAGTTGAGAATAGAAGAACTAATAGCCAAAAGGTTTCCATGGCATATGGTGAAAATCATTTAGTTAGTTGAAGTTTATCTATTTTTGGAGTTAGTACCGAATCTTGTTACAACGCTAAGGATTGGCATTCCTAGAGTACCTGGCTATTAGTGGAGGATTCCTTAAAAGGAAAGTTGTGTATAGAAAGGATTCTCAGTTATTTGTTTATGCAGATAATTGAGGGtgtggtttaattcctcttctttctttcgttctttctttctttttattgcctccaagatttaaagatatattcttatattttctttttccttttctcagTTCTTATTTTGCTCTTATAAGAATATATTTAATTATCAGAGAATATAAACTAATAAAAAAGGGTCAAGGACCTAATGAGTCTGGATGAAGATAATATTACTTCAATTAACATGTTGATGTTGTTTCTATATGGAAAATATATTTGAAAGAGTTTTAATCTTCTAGTGCTTCTAGAACTAAGCATAATAGTATGCTTAACTATATTTGCTATGTTATTGATTACGTACTTAGTTCATAATATGAGTAAAACTGGCTCGTAGGAGTTCATTCTTATGACTTCTTTTTAAGTTACATGAATGTTTGTAGCTTTTTCCCAAAGACACTGCAAATAGGTTTGATTATGAGCTAGGGCAAATCTAGATCTTGTCTACTTCTATTAAACTCTAATCTCAAGCTTACAATCAAGCCTAATTTGACCCGATAAGCTTAAAATCGAACAAAACTAGGGGAGGGGGACTTTAATCTCAAACATAAAATTAAGCCTAGTTTGGTCCCATTTGGCCCCATCAAGAAGGGGCTAAAATCAAGGCTAATGCAATCCCATTATGAAGGGGAACCTCTAATATCAAGATCAAAAGCAAGCCTAATTTGGCCCCATTGGCTCCATTAAGAAGGGGTAGATAGATGAACTGCTTATTTGTCTGTTTTTGATAGAAAACAAATTTGTTTATTAATTTAGTGCTATTTCAATTAAATAATAACTTGGAATTAAGGTGCCCATCCGTACTGTGTTTAATCTACAATCTGTACCATTTATGTTAGTCTATTGACATGGTAATGATTCGTATCTCTATATTTGTATCTTTTGGCCCGAATTGATGCATGTCGTTTTGATACATATTGTTATAGTTAGATACATAGTGGCACAACCTTTGTTCCTTTCTAAATTGCCTGGAACACTTTATCTGTATTTTTATTACTATTATTGCTTTGTTTATAATGAACTTGGAAAACTGATCTACAGATTGAATGATAATGAGACTATAATTATTTGGAAAGTACCACCCTAGTATAATATGGTATCCCATATTATATAATCTTCCAATGGTACTTTAATATATTGACTTTCCATAGTAACAATAGTATTTGTATAATACACACTATACATTGGTAATGTGTAAATTAATTGCACATTTCTGATAGTTCTCAGCGTGATTGTTTGAACTTGTTTGTGTTATTGTGTAATATAGTTTTGTAAAGTTAATCTATGTGATGAATAAATTGAAGCTGAGCTGCATGCATATTGAATAGCAATCAACTAGTTATGTAGAATGGTTTAtgatcttaaattattatgaaTTAGTTAAAAGCTAAATTTATGTGTTTACAACTTGTCTACATACCAGTATAAAACAGCTGAAGTGGGTTGATTTATAAAATAAGTTGAATAAAGAGAAGTAGCTTAGCATTATAGTTGTGAATTTTACTATATTTAATACATGCCGCATACATAATCATATGCATGTTATGCTGACCCTGATTGGCATGGGCATGATACATGTATCCTTTATCCTTGATGACAAGTTGCTAAATTTCCTAAGAAACATGTAAATCTGCTTATATTAATTTCCTTGTTAATTGTTAGTCATAAATTTATACTACTATACTCACAATAGTAAATTAAATCATGTAGATTTCATTCATTAACAATTATTGTTTTTATAATTTTGTGGTGTTTTTGTCTCTTCGGATTGCTATGGATAAATTAGAACATTCTGATAATCTTGGCTCTGTCCAGAAAATATTCGGATGATGCAATAATATTTTCTCACCATTTGATTGGTGATATTAATACTTTTATAAGCCGTGTGATATAAGGCTTGATTCTTGTGGATTTTTAAAAGTGGATGGTAATATATATGCCGAGACATTTGCTTTCGTCATGGACATAGACATCCATGTCAATGTTAGACATGTGACATGATGTCAAGTTTTGAGGTGTTCGAAAGATCCTAACACAGAAATCTTTAAGATATATGACACAGGGATGAGTTCTATCTTATATGTATTTAGTTGGACCAGTTGCTTTGTGATACTAATAaaaactttgataaatttagtATTAGAATTATGAATTTTTTGTAAGTGCCAAGCAGTCACATAACGGTGATGATATCTTGTGTCAATGATTCAATGTGTTGAGTGTTATGAAGCATTCCAAGTGCTTGGCATGTCCAGAAAACCTAAGATGTGGATTGTGAGGGTAACACAGACTGTCATGTGCAATTGGATTACAACAATATCTTGCCTAGTCTGCTACTGCTTGAGCTGAAGATAACTTCGTCGTACAAAGGAACATGTGCGAGTGCTTATTGAGCCGGTAGTTCAGTGCAAATTTTATGATAGgctatttaaataaagaaaTCTATGCTATTGATCAAGATCTAGAGTATTATAATGTTGAAGTGGTAAACCTGGAAATTTCGtacctatgcatcaagtggaCAAGATGAATGATTTTATTGGTAAGGCACAATGAATTATTACAAATTATGGCTGAAAACATCAGAATTTGCTGGAATTTGATCTGTTTGTGTTGGAGATTGGATCATGATCAGTGGCTTCGCTATTTTTATGATAACGAAGCATTTTGTTATCCTATTTCTTCTGGTAGATAAGAAAATAACTACCAAAgtatttgattttaaatttctaGGTATTTGATATATCATAGCTCATGATTAATGTTGTGAATTTTCAATATAGGTGGTCCATCATATGCATATGTGTGCACACAGTGAATTTTATTTTCAGTTGATTTCATCCTTGGTAGTTGATGATCATAACTAGTTTTTACAATTTGGACCTTGCAGAATGGGATGCGCACTGCCGTTCTAGGTGTATATCTCCTTAATATGTAGTGTCCCCATTCTTGTATATGCATTTATATTATGGAAATTGTCCTAATGGCGTCTAGAAATCATGCATATCATTTCTTCATTTTACATTGTTGTTATCTTTGCATTGGAAATTCAGGTCATGTTATGCCATAAATTTCAATGGTTTTGGCTACGTCTTGATATCAACTGTCTGCAATACAGGGCCTCATCAATCAACTAAAGGAAGCTGTTCCAGCAATGCAGAAGTCAATATCAGAGCTCACTGAAGAAGTAAACAGTATTTCTTCAACTACGATGGATGAATATGATGCCAGATCAAACTCACCCATGCAGTCTAAATGTATTGGAAGACCGCCAGTAAGAATTCATCAATCCTCTTACTATATGTGTTATAACACTTTTGGCTTTGAATGGTAGTAATCCAACATACTTTTTTTAGTTTTGTTTACAAAAGTTATCTTTGTTTATATGTTTATTTGTCCTCCAACTGATCATTTTTCAATTAGAAACAGGAAAATGCCATTGATGAAGTTGCAGAGATGACTTCTACTCTCTCCTTTGTCCAGCTTGAGAAAGTTTCAACTAGCCCAACTTTGAAGCTTCCTCATTTATTTAGTTTAACTCCGAATTCATCTGGGAAAGGCATGCATGCACCAAAACGGCATGCATTAACTACACAATCCAACCAAGAAAGTCTACCAGTAGGGAAATCAATTGCACAACAGCTTACAAAAGTTCAAACTGATGGTGCAGCACAAGGTTAGCACCTTTGATCGTTTGCCTGCTTGAGGCTTTTCCTATAGATATCTACAGAACTTTAAGCCTCtttgcttgttttttttttaactctctAGGTTTCTGGTGATAAGAGCACAGCCATTCTTCTGCATACTATTATTTATCTACTTAGTTCCTTTCTTTTCCTGGTTTTACAGATGGTGATGGTTATTATGCTCGGAACCTTAGGCGTTCTGTTCGTGAAGCTGCATTGTCAAAGCTGTCAAACAACGCAGAATGGTCCCAAGATAAGAGCAGTGATGATGAGTCTGAACACTTCTTCATACCTCTCTCAGTAGATGTTTCTCGAAAAGAAGTAAATGCTATTCCGAATCGAAGAAAACAGCGATTGGTTTTCTCTCCACCGGAAATCGGTGTCTCCAGGCATACAAAAGATCTCCATTCTAACACTGAGAGCCAGTTAAATTCAGTGCCAGTCGTGTCAGATAAGTTGAATGGACTTGATGATTACGGAAACCAGACAGAACTGCTTCAGCCAGCCCTTGGTAATGCGCAGAGCACATTTACTGACATTGATGATGGTCTGGATCAAGTGTTCTCACCTCCATTGCTAATGGAATCATCGTTCTTCCAAGATACATACGAGGACTTGCTtggtatataaatatttatcctACCAAATTACTTCCCTGACTTGTTTCTGTAATGGTTTTCAAATGTCGTTTCTTTTTATTAGCTGTTTGCATGTAGACTCATGCATCCATCTCAGATATAATAGGCCTTAGATGAGGAAAACCACTTGACAATTGTTAGTATAAAACTATAAATGCTAtaaggacatattgtttcacaaATCAGTTGCACAAATCATGTCTTTCATGGGTTGTCCTCATTTTGTGGGGGATTTAATGCCGGAGAGTAGATTTGCATACCAGGGCATGTAAATCTCACCAAATCATTGCTTATTTGATCGCACCTCCCAGCCTGCTTCTTCACAAACTATGCAGGACTTGTTCATAGgttattttttctccttttgcaGCGCCATTATCTGAAACTGATGCCGCCCTAATGGAGCTTTAGAGTCGAGAATGAGTTCTTCGCGGTTGTCAATTACTTGTCAATTACTTGATGCTCGGCAACTAGATAGAATGTTCAGAATTCTTTTCAGTCCATGTGTTTGAGGACCAACACGTGTTTGTACATCCACCAAGCTTCAGCATGCGGACTCGTGTGGTGGAAAGGTGAGTTAAGAGTTTATTCTCTGGAGGCATGGAATTGTTTTTGAGTTCATTGGGATGGGCGAGTACTAACATCAATGTACACTAGAGATGCCCAGCCATTTCTGTATTTAATTTACAGCAGCTGTAATTGTATTGTAATAAGTCAAAATCAACTTTTCCCACTGCCTTTTGCCATCAATGTTTCTTATGTGGTTTCTGACCTTGAATCTTATTTCTTTTAGAGCAATGCTACAGTAACTCAGAAAAATCACAAGGAAGTCACTGAGGTGTCTTTTACCAGTCCCTTTTGCTTCATTAAATGTGGCACAGTTCACCATAACAATTCAAAGGGAGCAACGAGAGCACCACACCAGCTGACTTAACTGTTGAGTGATATTTCTGAGTTACTGAAGCATTTTTGTTCATGTTATTCCAAATCCTGCAATATTGTAATAACATGTCCATTCATCTCATCTCGAAACATGGTATGGATTGATGTTTGGAGGTTATAACATATCTGTTATAATTATGATTAACTAAGATCAGTGCTTCACTTATTGCCTCGTTGCATTTGCCATTATATGTACAACTTTTGGTGATGCAAGTTTTTTGAAGATGGAGTTTCCCGGGAAATCATCCCTCAACAGATAGCATCCTTGGAAGTCCATGAATTACCAAGATATTTAACCATGTCAGGAAACACATAATAGAACTTGCCCTGAACTGTTGGTGTGCTATGATGGGTAAATgatctccattatatagcctTAACAACCTTCCGGTCAATCTACGTGCTGGACTCAATGTGATGCCTTTAGTTGCCGCCTCAAATATGGTTGTGGAACCAGTACGAGTCTTTGTAGACTGTCGAGGTTCAAAATCCCTTCTCCAGACTATGAAATGCCGTTGGTAAATCTGTTCTTCTTCATGCCCCCTGTTTCTACTTGATGAGTTTCAGGAAGCTGCAGGGATTATCAATTGATTATTTTCGGCCTGCGAGTTTTAGAAGATGCTCGTAGCCAAAATTTCAGATAATTTCCCACTCATAACTGGTTCATATGAGTTCTATTCTAGTTCTATCCGGATACAAGTAGAAAGCTACGTCGCTGCCTTCTAAAAACATGTGGATGGTTATGAATAAAAAAACCCAAACAAAATTCTGTTCTTCAGTAACTTATGAGACTGCCTGCAATCCATTTGCTGCAAATGGACCTGTAATTTACCTTTATGCTGGAAGCCGAAATAATCCTCGACAACGAACTTGTATTTTCCTCTATTTAGGAAAAGGAGGGCCGAAGCCCACGAAAAAAACATTGCAATTGCATTCTTCTTAGCGATGTTATCGAAAAAAGATCCACTCTCAGCAACTTacatcttttttattcatacTCTCTCTTGCACGCGCGAAGATTTAGCTTCATCCAAAAATGATAATAGCAACACGATAAACAGCGATGACGACAATATAATAACCATCAGGACAACTCAAGGAGAAGATCAGAAGAAGGGACTCCTACGTTCCCCCTACCTTCCCCTCTACGCCCTCATAAGATGGCTCTCCGTCTCACGAAATCCCGGGTGGGAAATAAAGGAGAGCAGCTCCTCATCCCTTTCGAACTCCAcaccatctccttctcctcctccagtGACACCCACGCCTCTTCGCATGCTTGTTCGCCATCCCCACCCACACTGGCCATCTCCACCCCAAAATCCACTTGGTATACCGGCAGCCGCAGCCAACTGCAAAATAGAGATCAAAGCCATTCCCTCCACACCTCTTCACTGCTTCCACAACTGCTAAAGAGAACCCCTTCGGCCCTCGCAACCTCCTTACAcagtcttcatcctcctctgccGAGAGCATGCAGCAGTTGCCATTGTCCGGCGACGGCAGCAGCGATGGATCACCTCGGAGCCTGTCGTTTATAGAGCCGAGTGCGGCGCATTTGCCGCCTGCGCTTGCGTCACCTTTCGCACCTATATTCTGATACTACGTTGAAATCACCCCAtaatctaaaagcttaagcgaAGTCAGGACCTCTACTCTGATATCATGTTAAAATCACCAATGGTCCTAAAAACTTAAATTAATAGAATaagatatatttatttatatattttatatttttttatatactcCCAATTTTTTCAGCTCGGAGCTTATCTGATCTCTTCAATTTGGAGCTTGCCGATTTCTTCAGCAACAACAATATGCACGGTCAAAGGAAGGATTCAGagaaaaaataaagtaaaatttgTACTTGCCATATAACTTGCGAGAGAATTATAATATAACACATCTTCTCTCTCCTCAGAGTTTCCGCCCAGCCCTCCGGTGTCCCCGCCGGATCTAGAGGGCTGGCAAAAGCCTACCAAGATGGCCCGCCGCCACTCCCCGCCGGTGGCAGCGGCCTTGGCCTCCGGCGGGCAAGAGGAGGGCTTCCGAGTTGACACGGCTGGCGACTCGCTCGTGGGACGTGTTGACTCGGTGCCCGCGGTGGATAGGACCGGGCCGCCTAGGATTCAGGCCGGCTCGTCGGATCAGGCCGGGCCGAGCTCTGGGTCGGCGGGCCAGCCGTGGTTCAGCCCAAGAAGCGGCCCAGAAATTCTGGGCTGCCACTGGAAGTGGGCCGCTCCCTGGGCCGGGGTCGGGCGGGCCACAGGGGCGGCTTGGCCGGGCAAGCGACCCGCGAGGCACGTGCGCCTTGCGTGGTTCGCGCGGAGGTCGGCGCGTGGCCCAACTCGACTGGGCCACGCGCGGAAGTCCCTGGGAAGGCCCCTGTGGGCGGGGGCCTTCCACTGTTCATGGCCCAACTGGGCCCTATGGGGCCTGACACAAGGCCTGATCCACTGGCCCAGTTTGCGGGGCCCAGTGCTTGTGGTTTCCAGTTTAGGGCCCAGGCCCCAGGGGCGGATCCGCCGTCTGCTATCCTCACTACTCTAGGCCCTCTAGAGGTGGATGTGGGGCAGGGGGATGGTGTCTCGGGCGGGCCCGATCTGGGTGACGCGACTAGGACTAGTGGGGTTCCTGTCTGCGCTGACTGCCCTATGAGTGACTCTCTGGCGGGGCGGGATACGCCTGCACTTGTGGAGCCGGGGGTAGGTGACATGAGGGGGCTGCTAGCAGGTCCGCGGATCACTCGACAGTCGTACAACGGGTGAAGGCGGCAGTGTTGCGAGTCATGTCCGGGGCTAGTGTGGATAAGGGTCAGCGGGTCGACCCTGATCACGAGGTGGTGATGGACCCTACGACCCAGAGGGTTGACGTGCCTGTGGCGACCTCTTGGACTTTTCCCCATGAGGATTCTTGCGTGGAACTGTAGGGGGCGGCAAAGCCGGCCTTCATATCATCCTTTAGGAGGTTGGTCCAGATCCATAGTCCAGAGATCTGCCTACTCTATGAAACACGACTATCCGGTAGAGGACTCTGTCGTGTTTTACGACGGTTTGAGGTTGACTGGGAGTCATATGCAGTAGATTTCCAGGGGCTGTCCGGGGGCATTGTGGCTCTGTGGAAGCGGGGGGTGGCTATAGTCGATATATTCCATAACTGCTCCCAACAGGTCCTTATGATTATCTCGGAACCTAATGTTGCACTGTGGGTCTTAAGTGGAGTGTATGCTAGTACTGACCATCAGACCAGGAGGGTTCTGTGCAATGAGCTCACCCACTTAATTGCTCAGGGTCTTCCGACTGCGATGGTGGGTGACTTCAATTGCATGTTGAAGGGGAGCGAGAAACGAGGACGTATGGCCTTCACTGACACTATGGATAGGAGGGAGTTCCGCGATTTCCTCTCACGTAACGGCCTAGTAGATCTGGGTTT
Encoded here:
- the LOC103723316 gene encoding AUGMIN subunit 6 isoform X2; this translates as MATEREKEREAELESAMYTNCLLLGLDPAILGMGAAGGGGGSPRVGHFRHSNPRMGEQLLYFLLSALRGPVQSAKDFDKVWPIFDSAQSRDFRKIVQGIISELESQGALPRSNSRVSSLATCCGPRFVELLWQLSVHALREVHKRTFAADATSNPLPAPLTDVSYLHAAALLPVTKARIALERRRFLKNANVAVHRQTMWSNLAHEMTAEFRGLCAEEAYLQQELEKLQDMRNRAKSEGELWDDRISGSSGQNSHLVSKATRLWESLLARKSQHEVLASGPIEDLIAHREHRYRISGTSLLAAMDLSSHVPYSDVLSVGIGEMSSPIDNREQMDSPQFQGKNENLSRADDRSGRVHPAVDVAEILRRWTHALQRIHKQSLHLAKANDGEGPELLRSTCDTSTSGHAESLAATLAEHRQHLVSIQGLINQLKEAVPAMQKSISELTEEVNSISSTTMDEYDARSNSPMQSKCIGRPPENAIDEVAEMTSTLSFVQLEKVSTSPTLKLPHLFSLTPNSSGKGMHAPKRHALTTQSNQESLPVGKSIAQQLTKVQTDGAAQDGDGYYARNLRRSVREAALSKLSNNAEWSQDKSSDDESEHFFIPLSVDVSRKEVNAIPNRRKQRLVFSPPEIGVSRHTKDLHSNTESQLNSVPVVSDKLNGLDDYGNQTELLQPALGNAQSTFTDIDDGLDQVFSPPLLMESSFFQDTYEDLLAPLSETDAALMEL
- the LOC103723316 gene encoding AUGMIN subunit 6 isoform X1, coding for MATEREKEREAELESAMYTNCLLLGLDPAILGMGAAGGGGGSPRVGHFRHSNPRMGEQLLYFLLSALRGPVQSAKDFDKVWPIFDSAQSRDFRKIVQGIISELESQGALPRSNSRVSSLATCCGPRFVELLWQLSVHALREVHKRTFAADATSNPLPAPLTDVSYLHAAALLPVTKARIALERRRFLKNANVAVHRQTMWSNLAHEMTAEFRGLCAEEAYLQQELEKLQDMRNRAKSEGELWDDRISGSSGQNSHLVSKATRLWESLLARKSQHEVLASGPIEDLIAHREHRYRISGTSLLAAMDLSSHVPYSDVLSVGIGEMSSPIDNREQMDSPQFQGKNENLSRADDRSGRVHPAVDVAEILRRWTHALQRIHKQSLHLAKANDGEGPELLRSTCDTSTSGHAESLAATLAEHRQHLVSIQGLINQLKEAVPAMQKSISELTEEVNSISSTTMDEYDARSNSPMQSKCIGRPPKQENAIDEVAEMTSTLSFVQLEKVSTSPTLKLPHLFSLTPNSSGKGMHAPKRHALTTQSNQESLPVGKSIAQQLTKVQTDGAAQDGDGYYARNLRRSVREAALSKLSNNAEWSQDKSSDDESEHFFIPLSVDVSRKEVNAIPNRRKQRLVFSPPEIGVSRHTKDLHSNTESQLNSVPVVSDKLNGLDDYGNQTELLQPALGNAQSTFTDIDDGLDQVFSPPLLMESSFFQDTYEDLLAPLSETDAALMEL